A stretch of the Narcine bancroftii isolate sNarBan1 chromosome 14, sNarBan1.hap1, whole genome shotgun sequence genome encodes the following:
- the LOC138749789 gene encoding frizzled-9, whose product MERFVFLATLSQSLLLLGTCRTIGSLDHDRGREAKCEPIEIPMCLGIGYNMTRMPNYMGHQNQREAAIKLHEFAPLVEYGCHVHLRLFLCSLYAPMCTDQVSTSIPACRPMCEQARQRCAPIMAQFNFGWPESLDCAKLPTRNDPNALCMEAPENATGEPQKGQGMLPVAPRARSPGAADGRSQAPLGSCDNPDKLQYVEKSLTCAPKCSPGVDVYWSKGDKDFAFIWMAVWSTLCFVSTAFTVLTFLLDPHRFQYPERPIIFLSMCYNVYSVAFIIRSVAGAENIACDRENGELYVIQEGLESTGCTIVFLILYYFGMASSLWWVILTLTWFLAAGKKWGHEAIEAHSSYFHMAAWGVPAMKTIIILTMRKVAGDELTGLCYVGSMDVNALTGFVLIPLSCYLVIGTSFILTGFVALFHIRRIMKTGGTNTEKLEKLMVKIGVFSILYTVPATCVIVCYFYERLNMDYWKVLASKQPCLINARRRTMDCTLNISVPTVAVFMLKIFMSLVVGITSGIWVWSSKTLQTWQSLCSNKLSVRTRGKPCSGVNCSASHCHYKAPSVMVHMNKTDPYLDNPTHV is encoded by the coding sequence ATGGAGCGCTTCGTCTTCCTCGCAACCCTTTCCCAGTCGCTGCTGCTGCTCGGGACGTGCCGGACCATCGGCTCCCTCGACCACGACCGAGGCAGGGAAGCCAAATGCGAGCCGATCGAGATCCCCATGTGCCTGGGAATCGGCTACAACATGACCAGGATGCCCAACTACATGGGGCACCAGAACCAGCGCGAAGCGGCCATCAAGCTGCACGAGTTTGCCCCGCTGGTCGAGTACGGCTGCCACGTCCACCTCCGCCTCTTCCTCTGCTCGCTCTATGCGCCCATGTGCACCGACCAAGTGTCCACCTCCATCCCCGCCTGCAGACCCATGTGCGAGCAGGCGCGCCAGCGCTGCGCCCCCATCATGGCCCAGTTCAACTTCGGCTGGCCCGAGTCTCTGGACTGCGCGAAGCTGCCGACCAGGAACGACCCCAACGCCCTGTGCATGGAGGCGCCCGAGAACGCCACCGGAGAGCCGCAGAAGGGGCAGGGCATGCTGCCCGTGGCGCCCCGCGCCAGGTCGCCGGGGGCTGCCGATGGACGGAGCCAAGCGCCGCTGGGTTCCTGCGACAACCCCGACAAGCTCCAGTACGTGGAGAAGAGCCTGACCTGCGCCCCCAAGTGCTCCCCGGGTGTGGATGTCTACTGGTCCAAGGGGGACAAGGACTTCGCTTTCATCTGGATGGCCGTCTGGTCCACGCTGTGCTTCGTTTCCACGGCGTTCACCGTGCTGACCTTCCTGTTGGATCCTCACCGCTTCCAGTACCCCGAAAGGCCCATCATCTTCCTGTCCATGTGCTACAACGTCTACTCGGTGGCCTTCATCATCCGCTCGGTGGCAGGGGCTGAGAACATCGCTTGCGACCGTGAGAATGGTGAGCTGTATGTCATCCAAGAGGGCCTGGAGAGCACTGGCTGCACCATCGTCTTCCTCATCCTCTATTACTTCGGCATGGCCAGCTCCCTGTGGTGGGTCATCCTGACCCTGACCTGGTTCTTGGCTGCAGGCAAGAAGTGGGGCCACGAGGCCATTGAGGCTCACAGCAGCTATTTCCACATGGCTGCCTGGGGTGTGCCCGCCATGAAGACCATCATTATACTGACCATGAGGAAGGTGGCGGGCGATGAGTTGACTGGCCTGTGTTACGTGGGCAGCATGGACGTCAATGCGCTCACGGGCTTCGTGCTCATTCCCTTGTCCTGTTACTTGGTGATTGGCACCTCCTTCATTCTAACCGGGTTCGTGGCGCTCTTCCACATCCGCAGGATCATGAAGACAGGAGGCACCAACACCGAgaagctggagaagttgatggTGAAGATTGGAGTCTTCTCCATCCTTTACACTGTCCCAGCCACCTGCGTCATCGTCTGCTATTTCTATGAAAGGTTGAACATGGATTATTGGAAAGTGCTAGCCTCTAAGCAGCCTTGCCTGATCAATGCCAGGCGAAGGACTATGGACTGCACTCTGAACATTTCCGTGCCCACGGTGGCTGTCTTCATGCTGAAGATCTTCATGTCCTTGGTGGTGGGGATCACCAGTGGAATATGGGTCTGGAGCTCAAAGACCTTGCAGACGTGGCAGAGTTTGTGCAGCAATAAGCTCTCAGTGAGGACACGAGGGAAACCTTGCAGTGGGGTCAATTGCTCTGCCAGCCATTGCCATTACAAGGCACCTTCAGTCATGGTCCACATGAACAAAACAGACCCTTACCTCGACAATCCTACCCATGTGTAA